The nucleotide window GTACCAGGATAATAGCTAAAAATTGCATGATTTACCTGGCGCAGGAAATCAGCTGCTTCAATGTTTTCTCGTCCCCCGTATTGGTTGGGTAGCCATTCTCCAGGCTTGCGGCAATAGTCCAAGTAAAGCATCGAAGCAACAGCATCCACCCGGATACCATCAATATGGTACTTGTCAAACCAAAACAGGGCATTCGCTACCAGGAAGTTACGCACCTCATGGCGGCTGTAGTTAAACACCAGAGTTCCCCACTCCTGATGTTCGCCTTTGCGAGGGTCAGCGTGTTCGTATAGGTGCGTACCATCGAAATATGCTAGACCGTGACCATCCTTGGGAAAGTGACCCGGTACCCAGTCAACTATTACGCCAATACCATTTTTGTGGCATTGGTCAACGAAATACATAAAGTCTTCAGGAGTGCCATACCGAGATGTGGGAGCGTAGTACCCTGTCACCTGATACCCCCAAGAGCCATCAAAGGGATGCTCTGCTATCGGTAGCATTTCGATGTGGGTATACCCCAAATCTTTGACATAGGGAATCAGTCGCTCCGCAAGTTCGCGATAGGTGAGGAAACGCGCTCCTGGCTTTAGTTCCGAAACGGGGACAACTGGCTCAAGTTCTCCATTTGGCTTCTTTGCTGGTTCAGCTGAGGAGGCATGAAGCCATGAACCCAAGTGAACTTCATAAATAGAAATTGGCTGAGTTAGAGCATCGGTGTGACGCCGCTGCTCCATCCAGTCGCTATCGTTCCAAGTGTAAGAATCTAAGTCAGTAACGATGGAAGCTGTTTTAGGCCGGACTTCCTGCTGGAAACCGTAAGGGTCAGATTTTTCGTAGGGGTGGCCGTCTTGGTTTTTGATTTCATACTTGTAATGTTCCCCCATGCCCAAATCAGGAACAAACAGTTCCCAAACGCCGCTACCACCTTTACGCATTTGATGTTTGCGTCCATCCCAAAGGTTGAAATCGCCGATAACTGATACATTGCGGGCGCTAGGTGCCCAGACAGCAAAGTAGACCCCTTGTACGCCATCTACTACCATCAGGTGGGCGCCAAGTTTTTCGTAAATGCGGTGATGATTGCCTTCGGCAAATAGATGAATGTCAAAATCTGTCAGCTTGGGAGAGCGGAAGGCATAGGGATCGTAGATTACACGCTCGCGTTCCCCTTCTTTGATCCGTATCTGGTAGTTTGCCAGTTCTGGCGTGTCAATTGTGCATTCAAAGAAGTGCGGATGATGCACTGCTTGCATAGGATATTCTTTGCGTTCTTCTGGACGCACTACCCACGCGGCATCAGCATTTGGAAGATAGGCCCGCACCGCCCAGGTTGTCTTGCCATTCTGCTCAATGGGATGGGAACCGAGTATTTCAAACGGGTCGTGATGCTGATTCCAAACAATCCGGTCAATCTGTTCAGGGGCAATTGTCATGGACATAAACCTACCTATCTTAAAGGTCGTTACCGATCGGTTTTGTTTGCGCGAAACCTCCCAACCTTACCCCTTCGTTATCACCAAAGGAGAAAAAGCTAGGTTCACAGCGCTTTATATGTTCTAGTTTCCGGAAACATAGACGAGTATATTCACGGTTTATCAGGTGTTACGCTGAAAGGCTGTAGTAGTTCAGCCTTACTCCCGCCTTTACACATAAGGGAGTTGCTTTACAACACATATTCTCTGAACCTTCCTTGAAACAAGTAGAGCTGGGTAAGCTTGGCGCGGGCAGCAAATATTGCTAGTTGACGACAACACCAAACGCAGATATCTACAAAATGGCGGGGATTAGTTTTGTTGGCGCGAAACCACGCCGCTTCCCCAAGCCTGCTGCTATCAAACCAGGAATTGCAGCAAAATGTAAATAAATATGTACTTTACCCTAGCAAATCATGGCAATAGTCTCAAATCATCAGTAAGCAGAAGCATATTTTGCTCACAATGGCAGGCCGATCGTCCGCAGCAGCTGCCGCACGCGGAGCAGGAAAATTAAGTGCCTCACTTCGGGATCGATGGGCGGTGCGTTTGGACTGGTTTGCAGCTGGGCTTGCAGTTGGGCGTACTCGGCTGCGGTCATGGGCTTGCCGTCGATGGGCGATCGCGCCCCAGTGATAATCTCCGTCCGCAGCACCTCTTCGGGCACATCATCGGGTGGGGGCAACGACAATGCAGGCATCGCCCCCACTGTAAGACTCATTAATACACTTAGCCCAAGCCATACAGTCTTCATATGAAACCTTGATGAAGAGAAGTAATTGCCTATTAACCGATGGCTCTTTTTCTGACTCATAACTTATCTAGTCCAGGCGGGGGGGGTTCGCCACAAATTTTATGAATCTCAACTATGCGCTCAAATAGCCAGGGATAGCCTTGACGGTATTCGGGAATTAGCGCTAAGGGACTTAGGAGGGCGGCGGCGGCAATGTCTGCAACGCTGGGGCAATCGCCCACCAGATACTCCCTCAAATGCCACTTACTCGACAGCACATCAAGCGCGATCGCCATCCTACTTTGTGCCAGTTCCACTGTCTCTCTAGTGATGCCGTACTGACGGCGCACCACATTGATTACCATCTGGCTCATCAGCGAAGAATCTATTTGCTTCCCCGCACCAGCCCGAAAGTCATAATAAATAAACCTAGTTGCTGTACCAATGCTTTCATCCAACCAATCTTCCAGCATCCAGGCTTCTTTTTGCTGTCGCTCGTCCGGCAACAACAGTGAGGGGGAGGGACAATAACCTTCCAGAAATTTGAATATCTGCGTCGAGTCTGCGATCGCCTCCGGCTGGCCCTCCACTTGGGGCAACAGGACGGGCAGCGTTGTCAAACCCGTTAGAGGCTTTAGCTTCAGGATGTGAAGCCCCGGCGTTAAATTTTCTACTTGATAGTTAATCTTTTTGTAGCCTAGAGCCAGCCTTGCTTTTCGACAATAGTGCGACGTACTAAATTGCAGTAAAAGCATCCTACTCTTGACACTTGTGTTAAAAGAGCTAGTTCAATATTTTAGCTCTTCGTTTTTCTATGGTCTTTTTTATGTCTAAATCCCGCCTCTATGAGAAGGCGGGATTTTTACTAAACCTGATGGTAGAGGTCGTTTTTAGTATCTGTCACCCAACATGCACGCTTTCCCCTAACGGCTAACCTTACAGGTATAGCCAGAATCAAGCGCGTTATTTTTATATAAAGCGGATCTACTGAGGAGCGATGGCACGCTTGCTTACTTGCTGGGAGTGGGAGACGCAGCGGGTGGTTTAGCGGGCGATTCGCCGGGGCTTGCGCCGGGGCTTGCGCCGGGACTTGGGCTAGTGCTTGAGTTATCACCGCAAGCTCCCAAGAAAAGGGTGCTCATGCCGAGTACGAGAGCCAAACTAATTACTTTTTTGTTCATACACTCCTTTTTTCCGGATGGCGGTAAAAGAGATTTGCCGCTATTAAATCGAGATTCTGTATTTGTAGCATACCTGACGCCTTTTAATCGCATATCTACAATATGAGTTTGCCACTGCCCCTCAATTGCGTCCCCCAAGAGCCGCTAGTATAAAAATTTATAGCGCTTGCGATCGCAGCGAAGTTATGCATATGGAGTGACTTAGAATACAACTTAACAACTGGCTGTAGAGCTAAATTAAAAAGGCTTACCGACCAGTAAAGTGTTTAGAATGACTTAACCAGAGGAATCATTGCGCCTACCTATAATTTGAATGAACGCTACTTAAAGTCTTATTTAAGGAAGGCATGGTGATGTTTAAAGAGGGGGGTATGTTGGGGGGACTCTCCTCAGCCAAACAAATAATTGCTCGAACCAGCCAAATATTCCCAGCCCGTATTCAGCATCCCCAAAAAAATTGGACACCGATCCAAAAAATAATCGATCGCATCCGCAATTCCTTGGAGTTAAACGTTGTACTTCAAACTGCGGTAGACGAAATTGGTATGATGCTGCACTTGGATCGCTGCTGTTTCTTTTGGTATTTCGAGGATACACAACGGATCATGGTGGTAGTAGAGAGCATTCAAGGCGCTCAAACAGAGTCTCTTGTAGGTTACTACCCGTTAGAAACATTTGGCACAGCTTCAATGGCGATCGCTGCGGGTGAATTAATTATCAACAGCAAAACTGCCAGAGTTAATCGAGCATCAGCCAGTTTGATCGCTCGACTGCAAGCGCTGCTAAATCGCAAAAATAGTATACAAGACAAGCATAGTCAGACTGCTACAGCAATACTGGGGGCGGCGTTTAATTTATTAGTTCCTGTCAAAGGTTCCCAAGGTTCGATAGGATTTATTGCCTGTCTTGCACAAAAGCCCCGCTTTTGGTCTAAAGCAGAAGTTGACGTTGTAGTGGCGATCGCGCACCATCTGGAGACTTCCATTACTAACGCCCAACTTTATGCAGATACCCAGAAACAAGCTCAAAGAGAAAAACTGGTAAATCAGATTACACGTCTTACCCGCCAGAGTTTTGACCTAGAAAAGATTTTAACCTCATCCATTAAAGCCCTGATGACAGCAATGGATGCAGATCGGTGTCTAGTTCATCTCGTGGACAACGAAGGCGACACCCATGAAGATTGGCACAATAGCAATCCCGCACCTTTGCTTGCAGGAGACGAGAAGAGTGTCAACAGAGGACAGGGGGATATTCCTCAATCTAAAATCCAAAATCCGAAATCTAAAATCGAACCATCCCCCTTGCCCCAAATTACCTCCTTTGGTGTCACAAGGCGACCCAAACATCTCTATGAAGTTTGCCGCGAACCTTTTCCCCCTACCATCGACGGCTTTGATACGCACGGGCCAATAACCCAATGGGTGATACAGCACCGAAAGCGGGTGCTGATCTCAGATATCACCCTTGATGAACGAATCGGACAGGACAATGAAGAATACCAAAATGCTCAAATTAAATCTTCGCTAGTTGTACCAGTCCAAGCCAACGGGACGCTGCATGCGATTCTCTATCTCAATCAGTGTTCTCACATCAGGTACTGGTCGAAAAACGATCAGAAACTAGCCCAATCCGTTGCTGACTGTCTGGCCATTTCTATTCAACAAGCCAATCTGTACGCTCAAACCCAGCTTGCAGCCGCTCAAAGCGCCGCCCAAGCCCAGCAACTGACCCAGACGTTACAAGAACTACGCCTAACGCAGAGCTTGGTCATTCAAAGTGAAAAGATGTCGAGCTTGGGCCGGATCGTGGCTGGTGTTGCCCATGAAATTAACAATCCGGTTAACTTTATCTACGGCAACATTCCCTATGTGGAGAAGTATGTTGAGGACTTGTTGCGGTTGATAAAAGCCTATCAGGAACTCTACCCCGAACCAGTTGCCTCCTTAGAGGAAATGGCGCAGGAATTAGAGCTAGATTTCTTAATGAGAGATCTACCCCAGATTTTAAAATCAATGCAGGCGGGGGCGGGTCGAATCCACGAAATTGTTAAATCTTTGCAAAATTTTTCCAGCCACAATCAAGCAG belongs to Microcoleus sp. FACHB-831 and includes:
- a CDS encoding GAF domain-containing protein → MFKEGGMLGGLSSAKQIIARTSQIFPARIQHPQKNWTPIQKIIDRIRNSLELNVVLQTAVDEIGMMLHLDRCCFFWYFEDTQRIMVVVESIQGAQTESLVGYYPLETFGTASMAIAAGELIINSKTARVNRASASLIARLQALLNRKNSIQDKHSQTATAILGAAFNLLVPVKGSQGSIGFIACLAQKPRFWSKAEVDVVVAIAHHLETSITNAQLYADTQKQAQREKLVNQITRLTRQSFDLEKILTSSIKALMTAMDADRCLVHLVDNEGDTHEDWHNSNPAPLLAGDEKSVNRGQGDIPQSKIQNPKSKIEPSPLPQITSFGVTRRPKHLYEVCREPFPPTIDGFDTHGPITQWVIQHRKRVLISDITLDERIGQDNEEYQNAQIKSSLVVPVQANGTLHAILYLNQCSHIRYWSKNDQKLAQSVADCLAISIQQANLYAQTQLAAAQSAAQAQQLTQTLQELRLTQSLVIQSEKMSSLGRIVAGVAHEINNPVNFIYGNIPYVEKYVEDLLRLIKAYQELYPEPVASLEEMAQELELDFLMRDLPQILKSMQAGAGRIHEIVKSLQNFSSHNQAALKLADIHAGLESAMALAYNQKNGEIKFVREFGELPKVECYPKQINQVFLSLLNNAIEAVMQSQSSDKTITLKTELVQLEQIGDLWVRLAIADNGPGISLEIQPKIFDPFFTTKDVGGGRGLGLAVSYQIVVNQHQGHLRCYSELGKGAEFVIEIPVKHPKGVDFQESHFSKSDQPGLNRHSPDYRL
- the glgB gene encoding 1,4-alpha-glucan branching enzyme — protein: MSMTIAPEQIDRIVWNQHHDPFEILGSHPIEQNGKTTWAVRAYLPNADAAWVVRPEERKEYPMQAVHHPHFFECTIDTPELANYQIRIKEGERERVIYDPYAFRSPKLTDFDIHLFAEGNHHRIYEKLGAHLMVVDGVQGVYFAVWAPSARNVSVIGDFNLWDGRKHQMRKGGSGVWELFVPDLGMGEHYKYEIKNQDGHPYEKSDPYGFQQEVRPKTASIVTDLDSYTWNDSDWMEQRRHTDALTQPISIYEVHLGSWLHASSAEPAKKPNGELEPVVPVSELKPGARFLTYRELAERLIPYVKDLGYTHIEMLPIAEHPFDGSWGYQVTGYYAPTSRYGTPEDFMYFVDQCHKNGIGVIVDWVPGHFPKDGHGLAYFDGTHLYEHADPRKGEHQEWGTLVFNYSRHEVRNFLVANALFWFDKYHIDGIRVDAVASMLYLDYCRKPGEWLPNQYGGRENIEAADFLRQVNHAIFSYYPGTLSIAEESTSWPMVSWPTYVGGLGFNLKWNMGWMHDMLDYFSMDPWFRQFHQNNITFSMWYNHSENFMLALSHDEIVHGKSNMIGKMPGDVWQKLANVRCLFTYMFAHPGKKTLFMSMEFGQWSEWNVWGDLEWHLLEYEPHQQLKRFMTDLNHLYRSEPALYTQDFAQQGFEWIDCSDNRHSVGSFIRRSKDSDEFVVTVCNFTPQPHSHYRIGVPEAGFYTELFNSDSRQYGGSNMGNLGGKWTDEWSVHNRPYSIDLCLPPLGVLILKLDRQKTAGMMQQSEV
- a CDS encoding glutathione S-transferase family protein, which codes for MLLLQFSTSHYCRKARLALGYKKINYQVENLTPGLHILKLKPLTGLTTLPVLLPQVEGQPEAIADSTQIFKFLEGYCPSPSLLLPDERQQKEAWMLEDWLDESIGTATRFIYYDFRAGAGKQIDSSLMSQMVINVVRRQYGITRETVELAQSRMAIALDVLSSKWHLREYLVGDCPSVADIAAAALLSPLALIPEYRQGYPWLFERIVEIHKICGEPPPPGLDKL